One Fibrobacter sp. UWB10 DNA segment encodes these proteins:
- a CDS encoding MFS transporter — translation MEKHQGSFAFYGVVFSQVASTTALVALMELVLNRLHLFESSDSSFIVLHLLILLPCVLLVTPAGYFSDKYPKERVLRIISLLLLPAVGVFGVASYVGSMTFVFAAAALFFVLQAIASPAKSGYLKELVGVRMLANGAGWFSIVTFVSLLLSAAATAVAFEQIAPQTLDFAHLMQGVLPIIAGIAGVELLGVVFAFMLPSIGAYDAEMKFPWSRYYNFAFTRRKFRKAWKNRALRQSIIGLSMFWVMIFLLLFIVQEMFGSGSLFDKDLKANYAIVGTIVGLVVGSYYAMRMSKAFIEMGLIPLGTAGAAALILIIPFIPRPYNAVAFALLGFCGGLYALPMFAMLLYNTKPRSAGHVLSISNAVQNICIIAFDVLLMVALKYLNFGRMDLFFILGIFCLAGTVWALWAMPHTLLRQLLRSALSIHYKFLVSGVQNIPWEGPVLLVGNHISYIDWALIQMASPRPMRFVITRRPYEKWYVRLLLSQMKTINLDISNPAPAMESARRALLRGEAVVMFPENAMTSTGNMNRFRLDYSAAIRDVPKVKLLPFYVQGLWGSSYSMADAGFKDLVHSGGRIVTVAFGNELPLEADPVTIKRAVQELSITAWETYIRKLRPVASAWIRTAKKVGSGPSVYSPDGKHLSAHTLTTAVLSFAKVIDKLTTGEKQVGVLIPPSGPGIIANMACLVRGKTVYNLNYTNTPETMDYCCGVAEVKSIITAKVFVEKLKQKGINMDILLSKYKVYYMEDLKEMIPKSALILNFLRVLVLPAWYLELRFFKKVTLDDVATVIFSSGSEGRPKGVELTHYNLMGNIKQCESVLNPCQDDVFLGSLPLFHAFGFSITTMLCLVEGVPVATCPDPTDAKLVSRICAQFKVSFMVATGTFLRMWGVNRAVHPLMFASVRRIYAGAEKIREDVRQLYRTKFKLEIFEGFGCTETTPVAAVNTKDTLMDDYKTVLVGNKPGTVGAPLPGTQFRIVDPDTMEELPVGEDGLILIGGAQIMKGYLKNPEKTAQAIAIINGRRWYKTGDKGHVDEDGYLTIVDRYSRFAKLGGEMVSLGSVDFKISETTFFEGVDHFTVAVPDGSKGEKIALLFAGDISEDEAKDRLKQVGLPPLMQPSYVLKLDDLPKLGSGKCDFQTGKKIAMERLGLKNE, via the coding sequence ATGGAAAAACATCAAGGTTCTTTTGCTTTTTACGGGGTCGTTTTTTCACAGGTTGCTTCGACCACGGCCCTCGTTGCCCTCATGGAATTGGTGCTTAACCGTTTACATTTATTTGAATCAAGCGATAGCTCGTTTATAGTTTTGCACCTTTTGATTCTTTTGCCTTGCGTGCTGCTTGTAACACCTGCCGGCTATTTTTCGGATAAATATCCTAAAGAACGCGTTTTGCGCATTATTTCACTGTTGCTTTTGCCTGCTGTGGGTGTGTTTGGTGTTGCGTCGTATGTTGGGAGTATGACTTTTGTGTTTGCGGCTGCGGCCCTTTTCTTTGTGCTGCAAGCGATTGCTTCGCCGGCAAAGAGCGGTTACCTTAAAGAATTGGTGGGCGTGCGTATGCTGGCAAATGGGGCTGGCTGGTTCAGTATCGTTACCTTTGTAAGCTTGCTGTTGTCGGCAGCGGCGACCGCGGTTGCGTTTGAACAGATTGCTCCGCAGACGTTGGATTTTGCCCATTTGATGCAGGGCGTGCTCCCGATTATTGCTGGCATTGCGGGTGTTGAACTCTTGGGCGTGGTGTTTGCGTTTATGCTGCCCTCGATTGGCGCCTACGATGCCGAAATGAAATTCCCCTGGAGCCGCTACTACAATTTTGCCTTTACCCGCCGCAAGTTCAGGAAGGCTTGGAAGAACCGTGCGCTCCGCCAGTCGATTATTGGCCTTTCCATGTTCTGGGTCATGATCTTCTTGCTGTTGTTCATTGTGCAGGAAATGTTCGGCTCGGGTTCGCTGTTCGATAAGGATTTGAAGGCGAACTATGCGATTGTGGGCACGATTGTGGGCTTGGTGGTTGGTTCTTACTACGCTATGCGCATGTCCAAGGCTTTTATTGAAATGGGCCTTATTCCGCTGGGTACGGCTGGCGCTGCAGCCCTGATTCTGATTATTCCGTTTATTCCGCGACCCTACAATGCGGTTGCGTTTGCCTTGCTCGGTTTCTGTGGCGGGCTTTATGCGCTCCCGATGTTTGCGATGCTCCTGTATAATACCAAGCCGCGCTCGGCTGGTCATGTGCTTTCGATTAGCAATGCGGTGCAGAACATTTGCATTATCGCTTTTGACGTGCTTTTGATGGTGGCGCTCAAGTACCTGAACTTTGGGCGCATGGACTTGTTCTTTATTTTGGGTATTTTCTGCTTGGCTGGCACGGTGTGGGCTCTTTGGGCCATGCCGCATACATTGCTCCGTCAGTTACTGCGTTCGGCGCTTTCGATTCACTACAAGTTCTTGGTGTCGGGCGTACAGAATATTCCGTGGGAAGGCCCGGTACTGTTGGTGGGTAACCATATTTCGTACATCGACTGGGCTCTGATCCAGATGGCAAGCCCGAGGCCCATGCGCTTTGTGATTACGCGCAGACCGTATGAAAAGTGGTATGTGCGCCTGCTGCTTTCGCAGATGAAGACGATCAACTTGGATATTTCGAACCCGGCTCCTGCGATGGAAAGTGCGCGCCGTGCGCTGTTGCGTGGTGAAGCTGTTGTGATGTTCCCCGAAAACGCAATGACTTCGACCGGTAACATGAACCGCTTTAGACTTGATTATTCGGCGGCTATTCGCGATGTGCCTAAGGTTAAGTTGTTGCCGTTCTATGTGCAGGGCCTGTGGGGTAGTTCGTATTCTATGGCCGATGCAGGCTTTAAGGACTTGGTACATTCGGGTGGACGTATTGTGACGGTTGCTTTTGGTAACGAACTCCCGCTTGAAGCGGACCCCGTAACGATTAAGCGCGCCGTGCAGGAACTTTCTATTACCGCTTGGGAAACTTACATCCGCAAGCTTCGTCCGGTGGCTTCTGCTTGGATTCGTACGGCAAAGAAGGTGGGGAGTGGCCCGTCGGTGTATAGCCCCGACGGCAAGCACTTGTCTGCCCATACGCTTACGACTGCGGTTCTTTCTTTTGCCAAGGTTATTGATAAATTAACTACCGGCGAAAAGCAGGTGGGTGTGTTGATTCCGCCTTCGGGCCCGGGTATTATTGCAAACATGGCATGTCTGGTGCGCGGTAAGACGGTTTACAACTTGAACTACACCAATACGCCCGAAACCATGGACTATTGCTGTGGTGTTGCCGAAGTCAAGAGCATTATTACCGCGAAGGTCTTTGTCGAAAAGTTGAAGCAGAAGGGCATTAACATGGACATTCTGCTTTCGAAGTACAAAGTGTACTACATGGAAGACCTGAAGGAAATGATTCCGAAGAGTGCCTTGATTCTCAACTTCTTGAGAGTGCTCGTGTTGCCGGCTTGGTACTTGGAACTAAGATTCTTCAAGAAAGTGACGCTTGATGATGTGGCTACGGTTATCTTTAGTTCGGGCTCCGAAGGTAGGCCGAAGGGCGTGGAACTCACGCATTACAACTTGATGGGTAACATTAAACAGTGCGAAAGCGTGCTGAACCCTTGCCAAGACGACGTGTTCTTGGGTTCGCTCCCGCTGTTCCATGCGTTCGGTTTTTCGATTACGACGATGCTTTGTCTTGTTGAAGGTGTGCCGGTGGCCACCTGCCCTGATCCGACCGATGCAAAGCTTGTGTCGCGTATTTGTGCTCAGTTCAAGGTGTCATTCATGGTGGCGACGGGCACGTTCCTGCGCATGTGGGGTGTGAACCGCGCGGTACACCCGCTGATGTTTGCAAGCGTGCGCCGCATTTACGCCGGTGCCGAAAAGATTCGCGAAGACGTGCGCCAGCTTTACCGCACCAAATTCAAACTTGAAATCTTTGAAGGCTTCGGCTGTACCGAGACGACTCCTGTGGCTGCCGTGAATACCAAGGACACCTTGATGGATGACTACAAGACCGTTCTTGTGGGCAACAAGCCGGGTACCGTGGGCGCACCGCTGCCGGGTACGCAGTTCCGCATTGTGGACCCCGATACCATGGAAGAACTGCCCGTTGGTGAAGATGGCTTGATTTTGATTGGCGGTGCCCAGATTATGAAGGGCTACCTCAAGAACCCCGAAAAGACGGCGCAGGCGATTGCAATCATTAACGGTCGCCGTTGGTACAAGACGGGCGACAAGGGCCATGTGGACGAAGACGGCTATCTGACGATTGTGGACCGCTACAGCCGCTTTGCAAAGCTCGGCGGTGAAATGGTGAGCTTGGGCTCGGTCGACTTCAAGATTTCGGAAACCACGTTCTTTGAGGGCGTGGACCACTTTACGGTGGCCGTGCCCGATGGCTCCAAGGGCGAAAAGATTGCCCTGTTGTTTGCAGGCGATATTTCTGAAGACGAGGCCAAGGATAGGCTCAAGCAGGTGGGACTCCCGCCGCTCATGCAGCCGTCTTATGTGCTCAAACTCGATGATTTGCCCAAGTTGGGCTCCGGAAAGTGTGACTTCCAGACCGGCAAGAAGATTGCTATGGAAAGACTTGGACTTAAAAACGAATAG
- a CDS encoding stress response translation initiation inhibitor YciH (involved in start site selection during the initiation of translation), which translates to MGIEERSTLVYSTALGGRVKQEKPKAERPQGDGVVRIQLKRLGGGKMASVVTGVPLDEPELKELGRELKQKCGVGGSVKDFVIEIQGDKRNLLKTELEKRGYTVKLAGG; encoded by the coding sequence ATGGGTATAGAGGAACGTTCTACATTGGTTTATTCTACCGCTTTGGGTGGCCGCGTTAAGCAGGAAAAGCCCAAGGCTGAACGCCCGCAGGGCGATGGCGTGGTGCGAATCCAGTTAAAGCGCCTAGGCGGCGGTAAAATGGCCAGTGTAGTGACCGGAGTACCGCTTGATGAACCTGAACTCAAGGAACTTGGCCGCGAACTCAAGCAAAAGTGCGGGGTAGGCGGCTCGGTCAAGGATTTTGTGATTGAAATCCAGGGGGACAAGCGAAATCTGCTTAAAACGGAGCTTGAAAAGCGCGGGTATACGGTAAAACTCGCCGGTGGCTAA